One Nocardia iowensis DNA window includes the following coding sequences:
- a CDS encoding YoaK family protein, with protein MPKPDEARKRALFDNEARLSWVLAGLAGLIGAAAFMHTAGYFVTFMTGNTERAILGHFSDQKDTAVAAAALLASFVGGVVVASWCRRHYWSGHPHGPTLLTTLSLAAASLIDGVRFQDPDTATIDFVPILFVAFGVGALNTSFVKDGEVSVPLSYVTGTLVKLAQGIERHISGGDYADWLGYFLLYLSFALGALLGGLLSMLVAGWAMLITATVVCLIVTGYTYLHLDRHGPLSGR; from the coding sequence GTGCCGAAACCAGACGAAGCACGCAAGAGGGCACTTTTCGACAACGAGGCCAGACTGTCCTGGGTGCTGGCCGGATTGGCCGGTTTGATCGGAGCGGCGGCGTTCATGCACACCGCTGGCTACTTCGTCACGTTCATGACCGGCAATACCGAACGCGCCATCCTCGGGCATTTCAGCGACCAGAAGGACACCGCGGTCGCGGCGGCGGCCCTGCTCGCGTCGTTCGTTGGTGGCGTGGTGGTGGCGTCCTGGTGCCGCAGGCACTACTGGTCCGGGCATCCGCATGGGCCGACGCTGCTGACCACGCTGAGCCTGGCGGCGGCGTCGCTCATCGATGGCGTTCGGTTTCAGGACCCCGACACCGCCACCATCGACTTCGTGCCGATTCTGTTCGTCGCGTTCGGTGTCGGCGCGCTGAACACCTCGTTCGTGAAGGACGGTGAGGTGTCGGTGCCGCTGAGTTACGTCACCGGCACCCTGGTCAAGCTGGCGCAGGGCATCGAGCGCCATATCAGCGGCGGCGACTACGCGGACTGGCTCGGATACTTCCTGCTCTACCTGAGTTTCGCGCTGGGCGCCCTGCTCGGCGGCTTGTTGAGCATGCTCGTCGCCGGGTGGGCCATGCTCATCACCGCGACGGTCGTCTGCCTGATCGTGACCGGCTATACCTACCTGCATCTGGATCGGCACGGACCGCTCTCCGGCCGCTGA
- the recF gene encoding DNA replication/repair protein RecF (All proteins in this family for which functions are known are DNA-binding proteins that assist the filamentation of RecA onto DNA for the initiation of recombination or recombinational repair.) has translation MFIRTLSLRDFRSWDHAELELSPGRTVFLGSNGNGKTNLLEAIGYLATLGSHRVAADAPLIRMGADRARIGASVVNSGRELRIDIELNQGAANRAQINRSPARRPREILGILQTVLFAPEDLALVRGDPGERRRFMDELCTARLPRLAAVRSDYDRVLRQRSALLKSAGRQARSKTELGTLDVWDGHLATHASVLLTYRLRLVHDLYPYLAQSYAAIAPESRPAAIAYRSANLPPEFLDPAREPQPDDTEALEAIMLRELAAARPKELERGVCLVGPHRDELELNLGDAPAKGFASHGESWSFALALRLGAFELLRATGSEPVLLLDDVFAELDRRRRTALAAVAAGAEQVLITAAVPEDVPAELAAVPMRVETTGGPDGRTSRIAEAATPPL, from the coding sequence ATGTTCATCCGAACACTGTCACTGCGTGACTTCCGCTCCTGGGACCACGCGGAGCTCGAATTATCCCCAGGCCGAACAGTTTTCCTCGGCTCGAACGGCAACGGCAAGACGAACCTGCTCGAGGCGATCGGTTACCTGGCCACGCTCGGTTCCCATCGCGTCGCCGCCGATGCCCCGCTGATCAGGATGGGCGCCGACCGGGCGCGGATCGGTGCGTCCGTCGTCAACAGCGGGCGCGAGCTGCGGATCGACATCGAGCTGAACCAAGGCGCGGCCAACCGTGCGCAGATCAACCGGTCACCGGCCCGTCGGCCGCGGGAAATCCTCGGCATCCTGCAGACGGTGCTGTTCGCACCCGAGGACCTCGCCCTGGTTCGCGGCGATCCGGGTGAGCGGCGCAGGTTCATGGACGAGTTGTGTACAGCCCGCCTGCCCAGGCTCGCCGCGGTCCGCAGCGATTACGACCGGGTGCTGCGCCAGCGCTCGGCATTGCTGAAATCCGCTGGGCGGCAAGCCCGATCGAAGACGGAGCTGGGCACCCTCGACGTATGGGACGGCCATCTGGCCACTCACGCCTCGGTGCTGCTGACCTACCGGCTGCGCCTGGTACACGACCTGTATCCGTATCTGGCCCAGTCGTACGCCGCGATCGCCCCCGAATCACGGCCCGCCGCAATCGCTTACCGCAGCGCCAACCTGCCACCCGAATTCCTCGACCCCGCAAGGGAACCCCAGCCGGACGACACCGAGGCGCTGGAGGCCATCATGCTGCGCGAACTCGCCGCGGCCCGGCCGAAGGAACTGGAACGCGGCGTGTGCCTGGTCGGCCCGCACCGCGACGAGCTCGAGCTGAACCTCGGCGACGCACCGGCCAAGGGTTTCGCCAGTCACGGCGAATCATGGTCCTTCGCACTGGCTCTGCGCCTCGGCGCGTTCGAATTGTTGCGCGCCACCGGATCCGAGCCGGTCCTGTTGCTCGACGATGTCTTCGCCGAACTCGACCGCCGCCGTCGCACCGCCCTTGCCGCCGTGGCAGCGGGCGCGGAACAGGTGTTGATCACCGCCGCCGTACCGGAGGACGTCCCGGCCGAGCTTGCCGCCGTGCCGATGCGGGTGGAGACCACCGGCGGACCGGACGGCCGGACCTCGCGGATCGCCGAGGCCGCCACACCACCACTGTGA
- the gyrA gene encoding DNA gyrase subunit A — translation MTDTTLPPYGGAGGDRIDPVDIQQEMQNSYIDYAMSVIVGRALPEVRDGLKPVHRRVLYAMYDNGYRPDRGYVKSARPVAETMGNYHPHGDSSIYDTLVRMAQPWSLRYPLVDGQGNFGSRGNDGAAAMRYTECRLTPLAMEMLREIDHETVDFVPNYDGRSQEPTVLPSRVPALLMNGSNGIAVGMATNIPPHNLRELAEAIYWALDNFDADEESTLAAVMERVKGPDFPTYGLIVGGQGIHDAYTTGRGSIRMRGVVEIEEDNKGRTTLVITELPYQVNTDNFINSIAEQVRDGKIAGISDIHDESSDRAGMRIVVTVKRDAVAKVVLNNLYKHTQLQTSFGANMLSIVDGVPRTLRLDQMIRYYVKHQLDVIVRRTKYLLRKAEERAHILRGLVKALDALDEVIALIRRSANTDTARTGLMQLLDIDEIQATAILDMQLRRLSALERQKIVDELAKIELEIADLKDILAKPERQRAIVRDELAEIVDKYGDDRRTKIIAADGDVADEDLIAREDVVVTITETGYAKRTKTDLYRSQKRGGKGVQGAGLKQDDLVRHFFISSTHDWLLFFTNKGRVYRAKAYELPEANRTARGQHVANLLAFQPDEKIAQIIQIKNYEVAPYLVLATKNGLVKKSKLSDFDSNRTGGIVAVNLRDEDELVGAVLCSSDDDLLLVSALGQSIRFSATDEALRPMGRATSGVQGMRFNASDELLSLNVVRPDTYLLVATAGGYAKRTAIEEYTAQGRGGKGVLTIQYDPKRGTLVGALIVEDEDELYAITSGGGVIRTVAKQVRKAGRQTKGVRLMNLGEGDTLLAIARNADEPDPDLLAGEDSDTGSSE, via the coding sequence ATGACCGACACGACGCTGCCTCCGTACGGAGGCGCCGGCGGCGACCGGATCGACCCGGTCGACATCCAGCAGGAAATGCAGAACAGCTACATCGATTACGCGATGAGCGTGATCGTCGGCCGCGCGCTGCCCGAGGTGCGCGACGGCCTCAAGCCGGTGCACCGGCGCGTGCTGTACGCGATGTACGACAACGGGTATCGCCCCGACCGCGGCTATGTGAAGTCCGCCCGCCCGGTCGCCGAGACCATGGGTAACTACCACCCGCACGGCGACTCGTCGATCTACGACACCCTCGTGCGCATGGCGCAGCCATGGTCGCTGCGCTACCCGCTGGTCGACGGCCAGGGCAACTTCGGCTCCCGCGGCAACGACGGCGCGGCCGCCATGCGGTACACCGAATGCCGGTTGACCCCGCTCGCGATGGAGATGCTGCGCGAGATCGACCACGAGACGGTCGATTTCGTACCGAACTACGACGGTCGCTCGCAGGAACCGACCGTGCTGCCGAGCCGGGTGCCCGCGCTGCTGATGAACGGCAGCAACGGCATCGCGGTCGGCATGGCGACCAACATCCCGCCGCACAACCTCCGGGAGCTGGCCGAGGCGATCTACTGGGCACTGGACAATTTCGACGCGGACGAAGAGTCCACGCTGGCCGCTGTGATGGAGCGGGTCAAGGGCCCGGACTTCCCGACCTACGGCCTGATCGTCGGTGGCCAGGGCATCCATGACGCCTACACCACCGGTCGCGGCTCCATCCGGATGCGCGGCGTCGTCGAGATCGAGGAAGACAACAAGGGCCGGACCACCCTGGTCATCACCGAGTTGCCGTACCAGGTCAATACCGACAACTTCATCAACTCGATCGCCGAGCAGGTGCGCGACGGCAAGATCGCGGGCATCTCCGACATCCACGACGAGTCCTCGGACCGCGCGGGCATGCGGATCGTCGTCACCGTCAAGCGGGACGCCGTCGCCAAGGTCGTGCTGAACAACCTGTACAAGCACACCCAGCTGCAGACCAGCTTCGGCGCCAACATGCTGTCGATCGTCGATGGTGTGCCGCGCACGCTGCGGCTCGACCAGATGATCCGGTACTACGTCAAGCACCAGTTGGACGTCATCGTCCGGCGCACCAAGTACTTGCTGCGCAAGGCCGAGGAGCGGGCGCACATCCTGCGCGGCCTGGTCAAGGCGCTCGACGCGCTCGACGAGGTCATCGCGTTGATCCGGCGCTCGGCCAACACCGACACCGCGCGCACCGGCCTGATGCAGTTGCTCGACATCGACGAGATCCAGGCGACCGCCATCCTCGACATGCAGCTGCGCCGCCTCTCGGCGTTGGAGCGGCAGAAGATCGTCGACGAGTTGGCCAAGATCGAACTCGAAATCGCCGATTTGAAGGACATTCTCGCCAAGCCGGAGCGCCAGCGCGCCATCGTGCGCGACGAGCTGGCCGAGATCGTCGACAAGTACGGCGACGATCGGCGCACCAAGATCATCGCCGCTGACGGCGACGTGGCCGACGAGGACCTGATCGCCCGCGAGGACGTGGTCGTCACCATCACCGAGACCGGCTACGCCAAGCGCACCAAGACCGACCTCTACCGCAGCCAGAAGCGCGGCGGCAAGGGTGTGCAGGGCGCTGGCCTCAAGCAGGACGACCTGGTCCGGCACTTCTTCATCTCGTCGACGCACGACTGGTTGCTGTTCTTCACCAACAAGGGCCGGGTCTACCGCGCCAAAGCGTACGAGCTGCCCGAGGCCAACCGCACCGCACGCGGTCAGCACGTGGCGAACCTGCTCGCCTTCCAGCCGGACGAGAAGATCGCCCAGATCATCCAGATCAAAAACTACGAAGTCGCTCCCTATCTGGTGCTCGCCACCAAGAATGGCCTCGTGAAGAAGTCGAAGCTGTCGGACTTCGATTCCAACCGCACCGGCGGCATCGTCGCGGTGAACCTGCGCGACGAGGACGAACTGGTCGGCGCGGTGCTCTGCTCGTCCGACGACGACCTGCTGCTGGTGTCGGCGCTCGGTCAGTCGATCCGGTTCTCCGCGACCGACGAGGCGCTGCGTCCGATGGGCCGCGCCACCTCCGGTGTGCAGGGCATGCGGTTCAACGCCTCCGATGAACTCTTGTCGCTGAACGTTGTGCGGCCGGATACATATCTGCTGGTGGCCACCGCCGGCGGTTACGCTAAGCGCACCGCGATCGAGGAGTACACCGCACAGGGTCGCGGTGGTAAAGGCGTATTGACCATCCAGTACGACCCCAAGCGTGGCACCCTTGTCGGTGCGCTCATCGTCGAAGACGAGGATGAGTTGTACGCGATCACATCCGGTGGTGGTGTCATCCGGACGGTGGCCAAGCAGGTTCGCAAGGCTGGACGACAGACCAAGGGCGTGCGATTGATGAACCTCGGCGAGGGCGATACGTTGCTTGCTATCGCGCGCAATGCCGACGAGCCCGATCCCGATCTGCTCGCAGGCGAAGACAGCGACACCGGTTCCTCTGAGTAG
- the dnaN gene encoding DNA polymerase III subunit beta, with protein MELASMKFRVAREDFAESVAWVARSLPSRPPVPVLGGVLLVADEGGLTVSGFDYEVSAQMRVAAEVAGPGEVLVSGRLLADITKALSNKPVDVSVDGTRVLISCGSAKFSLPTMPVEDYPQLPEVPQQSGELSVEVFANAVGQVAVAAGRDDTLPMLTGIRVEIEGSKVVLAATDRFRLAVRHIEWSPANADIETAVLIPARTLSEAAKTLGTSDAPVQLSLGTGAGSDGLLGIVNAGRRTTTRLLDAEFPKFRQLLPKEHTSIATLQVSVLTEAIKRVALVAERGAQVRLEFSTEGLLLSAGGDDAGRAEEWLEADFRGESLTIAFNPGYLIDGLSALHAERVTFGFTTPSRPAVLLPAVEDEPKVLESGAFAALDSPYTYLLMPVRLPG; from the coding sequence ATGGAGCTTGCAAGCATGAAGTTTCGGGTCGCCCGAGAGGACTTCGCGGAATCGGTTGCCTGGGTGGCACGTAGCCTCCCGTCCCGGCCGCCCGTTCCCGTGCTCGGTGGGGTGCTACTCGTTGCCGACGAGGGCGGGCTCACCGTCTCCGGCTTCGACTACGAGGTCTCCGCGCAGATGCGCGTCGCCGCCGAGGTCGCCGGTCCCGGCGAGGTACTCGTCTCCGGCCGCCTGCTCGCCGACATCACCAAGGCGCTGTCGAACAAGCCGGTCGATGTGTCGGTCGACGGCACTCGCGTGCTGATCAGCTGTGGCAGTGCGAAGTTCTCGCTGCCGACCATGCCGGTCGAGGACTATCCCCAGCTTCCCGAGGTGCCGCAGCAGTCCGGCGAACTGAGTGTCGAGGTGTTCGCCAATGCGGTCGGCCAGGTCGCCGTCGCGGCGGGCCGGGACGACACGCTGCCGATGCTCACCGGTATCCGCGTCGAGATCGAGGGCTCGAAGGTGGTGCTCGCGGCCACCGACCGGTTCCGGCTCGCGGTCCGGCACATCGAATGGTCGCCCGCCAACGCCGATATCGAGACCGCCGTGCTCATTCCGGCCAGGACGCTGTCCGAGGCCGCCAAGACGCTCGGTACGTCCGACGCCCCCGTGCAGCTCTCGCTCGGCACCGGCGCTGGTTCGGACGGCCTGCTCGGCATCGTGAACGCGGGCCGCCGCACTACCACTCGCTTGCTCGATGCCGAATTCCCCAAGTTCCGTCAGCTGCTGCCGAAGGAACACACCTCGATCGCCACCCTCCAGGTGTCCGTGCTGACCGAGGCGATCAAGCGTGTCGCGCTGGTCGCCGAGCGCGGCGCCCAGGTGCGGCTGGAGTTCTCCACCGAGGGCCTGCTGCTGTCCGCGGGCGGTGACGACGCCGGTCGCGCCGAGGAATGGCTGGAGGCCGACTTCCGCGGCGAATCGCTGACCATCGCGTTCAACCCCGGCTACCTCATCGACGGTCTGTCCGCACTGCACGCCGAGCGGGTCACCTTCGGGTTCACCACGCCGAGCCGTCCCGCGGTACTGCTGCCCGCCGTCGAGGACGAGCCGAAGGTGCTCGAATCGGGTGCGTTCGCGGCGCTGGACAGCCCGTACACCTACCTGTTGATGCCGGTCCGGCTCCCGGGCTGA
- the gyrB gene encoding DNA topoisomerase (ATP-hydrolyzing) subunit B has translation MAANDSNASGSTNATSGKADYGASSITVLEGLEAVRKRPGMYIGSTGERGLHHLIWEVVDNSVDEAMAGYASKVEVTLLADGGVEVVDDGRGIPVAMHAQGVPTIEVVMTQLHAGGKFDSDSYAVSGGLHGVGISVVNALSSQLEAEIDRDGYHWSQTYKDSIPGKLVKGEPSKQTGTTIRFWADPNIFETTTYNFETVARRLQEMAFLNKGLTITLTDERVTDAEITDDVVSETAEAPKHAEDGNAAPVEHKVKTRTYHYPGGLEDFVRHINRTKQPIHNSVVGFTGKGTGHELEVAMQWNSGYSESVHTFANTINTHEGGTHEEGFRAALTTVVNKYAKDKKLLKEKDGNLTGDDIREGLAAIVSVKVSEPQFEGQTKTKLGNTEVKSFVQKACNEHLSHWFEANPADAKTIVNKAVSSAQARVAARKARELVRRKSATDLGGLPGKLADCRSKDPSRSEIYIVEGDSAGGSAKSGRDSMYQAILPLRGKIINVEKARIDRVLKNNEVQSIITAFGTGIHDEFDIAKLRYHKIVLMADADVDGQHIATLLLTLLFRFMRPLVEQGHVYLAQPPLYKLKWQRSDPEFAYSDRERDGLLEAGLAAGKKINKDDGVQRYKGLGEMNAKELWETTMDPSARVLKLVTLDDAAAADELFSVLMGEDVEARRSFITRNAKDVRFLDV, from the coding sequence GTGGCTGCCAACGACTCCAATGCATCGGGCTCGACCAACGCTACCTCGGGCAAGGCGGACTACGGTGCCTCGTCCATCACGGTCCTCGAGGGGCTCGAGGCGGTCCGTAAGCGTCCCGGCATGTACATCGGTTCCACCGGTGAGCGCGGTCTGCACCACCTGATCTGGGAGGTCGTCGACAACTCCGTCGACGAGGCGATGGCCGGGTACGCGTCCAAGGTCGAGGTCACCCTGCTCGCCGACGGCGGCGTCGAGGTGGTCGACGACGGCCGCGGCATCCCGGTGGCCATGCACGCGCAGGGCGTCCCGACCATCGAGGTGGTCATGACGCAGCTGCACGCGGGCGGCAAGTTCGACTCCGACTCCTATGCGGTGTCCGGCGGTCTGCACGGCGTCGGTATCTCCGTGGTGAACGCGCTGTCCTCCCAGTTGGAGGCGGAGATCGACCGCGACGGCTATCACTGGAGCCAGACCTACAAGGACTCGATTCCGGGCAAGCTGGTCAAGGGTGAACCGTCCAAGCAGACCGGCACCACGATCCGGTTCTGGGCCGATCCGAACATCTTCGAGACCACCACCTACAACTTCGAGACCGTGGCCCGCCGGTTGCAGGAGATGGCGTTTCTGAACAAGGGCCTGACCATCACCTTGACCGACGAGCGGGTCACCGACGCCGAGATCACCGATGATGTGGTCAGTGAGACCGCCGAGGCGCCCAAGCACGCCGAGGACGGCAACGCCGCACCGGTCGAGCACAAGGTCAAGACCCGGACCTACCACTATCCCGGTGGTCTGGAGGATTTTGTGCGTCATATCAATCGGACCAAGCAGCCGATTCATAATTCGGTGGTGGGGTTCACCGGTAAGGGCACCGGGCATGAGCTCGAGGTGGCGATGCAGTGGAACTCGGGGTATTCGGAGTCTGTGCATACCTTCGCCAACACGATCAACACTCATGAGGGTGGCACCCATGAGGAGGGGTTTCGGGCGGCGTTGACCACGGTGGTCAACAAGTACGCCAAGGACAAGAAGCTGCTCAAGGAAAAAGACGGCAACCTCACCGGTGATGACATCCGTGAGGGTTTGGCCGCGATTGTGAGTGTGAAGGTTTCCGAGCCGCAGTTCGAGGGCCAGACCAAGACCAAGTTGGGTAATACCGAGGTCAAGTCGTTTGTGCAGAAGGCGTGTAACGAGCATCTGTCGCATTGGTTCGAAGCCAACCCCGCCGATGCCAAGACGATCGTGAACAAGGCGGTGTCCTCGGCCCAGGCGCGGGTGGCCGCGCGTAAGGCGCGGGAGTTGGTGCGGCGTAAGTCGGCGACGGATCTGGGTGGGTTGCCGGGTAAGTTGGCTGATTGCCGGTCCAAGGATCCGAGTCGGTCCGAGATCTACATCGTCGAGGGTGATTCGGCCGGTGGGTCGGCCAAGTCCGGGCGTGATTCGATGTATCAGGCGATCTTGCCGTTGCGGGGAAAGATCATCAACGTCGAGAAGGCTCGTATCGATCGGGTGTTGAAGAACAACGAGGTGCAGTCGATCATCACCGCGTTCGGTACCGGTATCCATGACGAGTTCGATATCGCGAAGTTGCGGTATCACAAGATCGTGTTGATGGCCGATGCCGATGTCGATGGCCAGCACATCGCGACGCTACTGCTGACGTTGTTGTTCCGGTTCATGCGCCCGCTGGTCGAACAGGGCCACGTGTATCTGGCCCAGCCGCCGTTGTACAAGCTCAAGTGGCAGCGCAGCGATCCGGAGTTCGCCTACTCCGACCGCGAACGCGACGGTCTGCTCGAAGCCGGTCTCGCGGCGGGCAAGAAGATCAACAAGGACGACGGCGTCCAGCGCTACAAGGGCCTCGGCGAGATGAACGCCAAGGAGCTGTGGGAGACCACCATGGACCCGTCGGCGCGCGTGCTCAAGCTGGTCACCTTGGACGATGCCGCCGCGGCCGACGAGCTGTTCAGCGTGCTGATGGGCGAGGACGTGGAGGCCCGCCGCAGCTTCATCACCCGTAATGCCAAGGACGTTCGCTTCCTCGACGTATAA
- a CDS encoding DUF3566 domain-containing protein: MQDKQGDFAGRQSAPEQAPGQGGPESVDQTVRMNNSEPGAPESGDQSGGNGGGHSPFQDGWAQLPQREPQSNLYRPGQAPVTGRPSGSGGSGGPGGGGGGGLGGGVTNARTTADLAAKAARKEAAMVKSVGIDGPTRSIARPELIKDMPDLSEIRHPLPPSAEHTGPQTPISPAVPVAVAAAVATGEPLRATVQIRRIDPWSTLKISLVISVAMFFVWMLAVGLLYIVLEGMGVWERLNNTFTDMVSQDSGSVGLIDAGTVFGYAGVIGLINVVLFTALGTVGTFIYNQCCDLVGGIQVTLADPD, translated from the coding sequence ATGCAAGACAAGCAAGGCGATTTCGCGGGCAGACAGTCCGCACCGGAGCAGGCTCCCGGTCAAGGCGGGCCGGAGTCGGTCGACCAGACTGTCCGGATGAACAACTCTGAGCCCGGCGCACCCGAATCGGGGGATCAGTCCGGCGGCAACGGCGGTGGCCACTCGCCGTTCCAGGACGGCTGGGCGCAACTGCCGCAGCGGGAGCCACAGTCCAACCTGTACCGGCCCGGCCAGGCACCGGTCACCGGACGCCCGAGCGGCTCCGGTGGCTCCGGTGGCCCTGGCGGCGGTGGTGGTGGCGGTCTCGGTGGTGGCGTGACCAACGCGCGCACCACCGCCGACCTCGCCGCGAAGGCGGCCCGCAAGGAAGCGGCGATGGTGAAGTCCGTCGGCATCGACGGACCCACCCGCAGCATCGCGCGTCCCGAGCTGATCAAGGACATGCCGGACCTCTCGGAGATCCGGCACCCGCTGCCACCGTCCGCCGAACACACCGGTCCGCAGACACCGATCTCGCCCGCGGTGCCGGTCGCCGTCGCCGCGGCCGTCGCCACCGGAGAGCCGCTGCGGGCCACCGTGCAGATCCGCCGGATCGATCCGTGGTCGACCCTCAAGATCTCGCTGGTGATCAGCGTCGCCATGTTCTTCGTCTGGATGCTCGCGGTCGGCCTGCTGTACATCGTGCTCGAGGGCATGGGCGTGTGGGAACGGTTGAACAACACCTTCACCGACATGGTGTCCCAGGACAGCGGGTCGGTCGGGCTCATCGACGCGGGCACGGTCTTCGGCTACGCGGGCGTCATCGGCCTGATCAATGTGGTGCTGTTCACCGCGCTCGGCACCGTCGGCACGTTCATCTACAACCAGTGCTGTGATCTGGTCGGCGGCATCCAGGTGACACTCGCCGATCCCGACTAG
- a CDS encoding DLW-39 family protein — MKFLITAGAVIAVLIGISKLRQRNDADLWHEVTTR; from the coding sequence ATGAAGTTTCTAATCACGGCAGGCGCCGTGATCGCGGTTCTCATCGGCATCTCCAAGCTGCGCCAGCGCAACGACGCGGACCTGTGGCACGAGGTCACCACCCGCTGA
- a CDS encoding pyridoxamine 5'-phosphate oxidase family protein: MTGKVASFADIEGEFNTFVGRINYATMVTVDQRNRPRTRVLIPVWENVDGSPLGWLATYKTPIKAAHIAANPHVNFSYWAPGNHSVAVDATAEWVDAPEIRQRVWQLYRQTSPPGAGYDLGQFWHSPQDPKLQILRLDPWRIQVIRGTDLRSRIWQAPAGAERVAV; the protein is encoded by the coding sequence ATGACCGGCAAAGTCGCCTCGTTCGCTGACATCGAGGGTGAATTCAACACGTTCGTCGGACGGATCAACTACGCCACCATGGTGACCGTGGATCAGCGGAATCGGCCGCGGACCAGGGTGCTGATTCCGGTCTGGGAGAACGTCGACGGCAGCCCGCTCGGCTGGCTGGCGACCTATAAGACGCCGATCAAGGCGGCGCATATCGCGGCCAATCCGCATGTGAACTTCTCCTACTGGGCACCGGGCAACCATTCGGTGGCGGTGGACGCCACTGCTGAGTGGGTCGACGCGCCCGAGATCAGGCAGCGGGTTTGGCAGCTCTATCGGCAGACCAGCCCGCCCGGTGCCGGGTACGACCTCGGCCAGTTCTGGCACTCGCCGCAGGACCCGAAACTGCAGATCCTGCGGCTGGACCCGTGGCGGATCCAGGTGATTCGCGGCACGGATCTGCGCAGCCGGATCTGGCAGGCACCGGCCGGTGCGGAACGCGTCGCGGTGTGA
- a CDS encoding acyl-CoA dehydrogenase family protein, giving the protein MDSVLDFLLTEPLATTPLDDVGAAWTRHRVAANRFGKPVDVAIAGGFGADRLGFAFLSGYQEALRTLIPDLPADELVALCATEAGGGHPSAIRTTLTEELGRYQLNGTKSFATLGMLAQRLVVIASVGTAEDGRNRLRATMVDVGDPGVHVTNLPATPFAPEIPHATVTLTDVAALATATWTTSSRSARSRTFTCSRPRWAGWFGWRGLRRGRGPCWSNC; this is encoded by the coding sequence GTGGATTCAGTGCTCGATTTTCTGCTGACCGAACCCCTCGCCACGACACCGTTGGACGACGTCGGCGCGGCCTGGACGCGACATCGGGTGGCCGCGAACCGATTCGGCAAGCCGGTCGATGTCGCCATCGCCGGCGGATTCGGCGCCGACCGGCTCGGTTTCGCGTTCCTGTCCGGTTACCAGGAGGCGCTGCGGACGCTGATTCCCGATCTACCGGCTGACGAACTGGTGGCGTTGTGCGCGACCGAGGCGGGCGGCGGCCACCCGTCGGCGATCCGCACGACGCTCACCGAGGAGCTGGGCCGGTACCAGCTCAACGGAACCAAATCCTTTGCCACGCTGGGCATGCTGGCGCAGCGGCTGGTGGTGATCGCCAGTGTCGGCACGGCCGAGGACGGCCGGAACCGGTTGCGGGCCACCATGGTCGATGTGGGTGACCCGGGGGTGCACGTGACGAATCTGCCCGCGACTCCATTTGCCCCGGAGATCCCGCACGCCACGGTCACGCTGACAGATGTTGCGGCGCTGGCGACGGCTACCTGGACTACCTCAAGCCGTTCCGCACGATCGAGGACATTCACGTGCTCGCGGCCACGCTGGGCTGGCTGGTTCGGGTGGCGCGGGCTTCGGCGTGGCCGCGGGCCGTGCTGGAGCAACTGCTGA
- a CDS encoding DUF721 family protein, which yields MTDQQPQGAEPAGQEPELRGIDLARRALEEARAAAKASGKSVGQGRSSPQRKLRTGARRRSGWSGAGPDQRDPQPFGKLTGSLAKNRGWSTKVAEGMVFGRWAGVVGEDIASHATPLTLKDNVLSIAAESTAWATQLRMLQSQILAKINAAVGPGIVTSLKITGPAAPSWRKGDRHVKGRGPRDTYG from the coding sequence GTGACCGATCAGCAGCCGCAGGGTGCCGAACCGGCGGGACAGGAGCCGGAACTGCGCGGCATCGATCTGGCCAGGCGGGCGCTCGAGGAGGCCCGCGCGGCGGCGAAGGCCAGCGGCAAGTCGGTCGGGCAGGGCCGATCCTCACCACAGCGGAAGCTCCGGACCGGGGCGCGGCGGCGCAGCGGTTGGTCGGGTGCCGGTCCGGACCAACGCGATCCCCAACCCTTCGGAAAGCTGACCGGCTCGCTCGCGAAGAATCGCGGCTGGTCCACCAAGGTCGCCGAAGGAATGGTGTTCGGTCGCTGGGCCGGTGTCGTCGGCGAGGACATCGCCTCGCATGCCACCCCGTTGACCTTGAAGGACAACGTGCTGAGCATCGCTGCCGAATCCACCGCGTGGGCAACCCAATTGCGCATGTTGCAAAGTCAGATTCTGGCGAAGATCAACGCAGCGGTCGGGCCCGGCATCGTGACATCGCTGAAGATCACCGGCCCCGCGGCACCCAGTTGGCGCAAGGGTGACCGTCACGTGAAGGGACGCGGGCCCCGCGATACCTACGGATAG